One Sodalis praecaptivus DNA segment encodes these proteins:
- a CDS encoding C40 family peptidase has protein sequence MRLCFTLFVLLFTQLFLNLAHAAPNAGVNADQRKSQASAAKTDDRRKRKPVKLQKKTRSTESEHLGNPKLKSAVVKPRKAVATKTPPADTAPTAGKTTAAKTHAAGQRAKTKSVTSDKTAAVKVGKSPITSSRRQRENTRLAHNQAAGKGLKKAYGRHRGGAQARTTAMAADAQPLRMSESHKVRYQHAKLTAMAKLMSQVGKPYRWGGKSPTTGFDCSGLIYYAYKDLIRVPLPRTANEMYHLRDAAPVKKSELESGDLVFFRIRNRGTADHVGVYLGNGRFIQSPRTGRDIRISYLSEDYWQDHYVGARRVMTPTTIR, from the coding sequence ATGCGTTTATGCTTTACGCTTTTTGTGCTGCTGTTTACCCAGCTCTTTCTCAATCTCGCGCACGCCGCGCCGAATGCGGGAGTCAATGCCGATCAACGTAAATCGCAGGCCAGCGCGGCGAAAACCGATGACCGACGCAAGCGCAAGCCCGTTAAGCTGCAAAAAAAGACCCGCAGCACCGAGAGCGAGCATTTGGGTAATCCCAAGTTAAAATCCGCCGTGGTGAAACCCCGCAAGGCCGTCGCCACCAAAACGCCCCCCGCCGACACAGCGCCAACCGCCGGCAAAACCACCGCCGCAAAAACGCACGCCGCCGGGCAGCGGGCGAAAACGAAAAGCGTCACCAGCGATAAAACCGCCGCCGTGAAGGTGGGTAAAAGCCCCATTACGTCTTCCCGCCGCCAACGTGAAAATACGCGTCTGGCGCATAACCAGGCCGCCGGCAAAGGGCTGAAGAAAGCCTATGGACGCCATCGCGGCGGCGCGCAAGCCCGGACGACGGCCATGGCGGCAGACGCGCAGCCATTGCGCATGAGCGAAAGCCACAAGGTTCGCTACCAGCACGCCAAATTAACGGCGATGGCCAAACTGATGTCGCAGGTGGGCAAGCCCTATCGTTGGGGCGGTAAATCGCCGACCACCGGATTCGATTGCAGCGGGTTGATTTACTACGCCTATAAAGACTTAATCCGCGTGCCGCTGCCCCGTACCGCGAACGAAATGTACCACCTGCGGGATGCAGCGCCGGTGAAAAAGAGCGAGTTGGAAAGCGGCGATCTGGTCTTTTTCCGCATCCGCAACCGCGGCACGGCGGATCATGTCGGGGTTTATCTGGGCAATGGCCGTTTCATTCAGTCACCCCGCACCGGGCGTGACATCCGTATCAGCTACCTGAGCGAAGATTATTGGCAGGATCATTATGTCGGCGCCCGCCGCGTGATGACGCCCACCACCATTCGCTGA
- a CDS encoding YnhF family membrane protein, with protein MSRDFAWSLTTTVFSLLVIIIFSFTAVLN; from the coding sequence ATGAGCCGCGATTTTGCTTGGTCGTTAACGACTACCGTCTTTTCGCTGTTGGTCATTATTATCTTCAGCTTTACCGCCGTATTGAATTGA
- the purR gene encoding HTH-type transcriptional repressor PurR, producing MATIKDVAKHAGVSTTTVSHVINKTRFVAPETKRAVWDAIKQLSYSPSAVARSLKVNRTKSIGLLASTSEAPYFAEIIESIEHHCFAKGYTLILCNSHNETSKQQAYLQMLAQKRVDGLLVMCAEYPEALLRLLEEYRHIPMVVMDWGEVRGDFTDTIVDNAFAGGYMATRYLLDRGHRDIGAIPGQLARNTGGGRHRGYLHALKEADILPNQAWIVQGDFEPASGYRAMQHILAQSHRPSAIFCGGDEMAMGALCAIHEHGLRVPQDISLIGYDNVSHSRYFTPALTTVDQPKAVLGESALTMLLDRIISKREAAQTIEVHPTLVERCSVADGPYRNR from the coding sequence ATGGCAACCATAAAAGATGTAGCCAAACACGCGGGGGTATCAACGACTACGGTTTCCCATGTGATTAATAAAACCCGCTTCGTGGCGCCGGAGACCAAACGCGCCGTATGGGACGCCATCAAACAGCTCAGCTATTCCCCCAGCGCGGTGGCGCGCAGCCTGAAGGTCAACCGCACCAAATCCATCGGTCTGTTGGCCAGCACCAGCGAAGCCCCCTATTTCGCCGAGATAATTGAATCCATAGAGCATCACTGTTTTGCCAAAGGCTACACCCTTATCCTGTGCAATTCCCACAACGAAACATCGAAACAGCAGGCCTATTTGCAAATGCTGGCGCAAAAGCGGGTCGATGGGCTGTTGGTGATGTGCGCCGAATACCCCGAAGCCCTGTTGCGGCTATTGGAAGAATATCGCCATATTCCCATGGTGGTGATGGATTGGGGTGAGGTGCGCGGCGATTTTACCGATACTATCGTCGATAATGCCTTTGCCGGCGGTTATATGGCCACCCGCTATTTACTCGATCGCGGCCACCGGGATATTGGCGCCATTCCCGGCCAGCTGGCGCGCAATACCGGCGGCGGGCGCCACCGCGGTTATCTTCATGCGTTAAAAGAGGCCGATATTCTGCCCAACCAGGCCTGGATTGTTCAAGGTGATTTCGAGCCGGCTTCCGGTTATCGCGCCATGCAACATATTCTGGCCCAGTCCCACCGTCCCAGCGCGATATTTTGCGGCGGCGACGAGATGGCGATGGGCGCATTGTGCGCCATCCACGAGCATGGGCTGCGCGTACCGCAAGACATTTCACTGATAGGCTACGATAATGTCAGCCACTCGCGGTATTTCACCCCCGCGCTTACCACGGTGGATCAGCCCAAGGCCGTATTAGGGGAATCCGCGCTGACCATGCTGCTTGATAGGATCATCAGCAAGCGGGAAGCCGCGCAGACGATCGAGGTTCATCCCACCCTGGTGGAGCGCTGTTCGGTGGCCGATGGCCCCTACCGTAACCGCTAA
- the cfa gene encoding cyclopropane fatty acyl phospholipid synthase, which yields MSSSCVEDLSFQDNAWYRIVHELLAEADIEINGSRPFDIRVNNPDFFKRVLQDGSLGLGESYMDGWWDCERLDMFFQRALRSGLENKLPHHLKDTLRVAAARLTNLQSRKRAWIVGKEHYDLGNDLFSLMLDPYMQYSCGYWPHAASLEQAQQNKLEMICQKLQLQPGMSLLDVGCGWGGLANYAAQHYGVKVHGVTISAEQQKLAQTRCAGQDVTILLQDYRDLNLQFDRIVSVGMFEHVGPKNYPTYFDVVARNLKPDGLFLLHTIGANRTDMNVDPWINRYIFPNGCLPSVRHIADASEPHFVMEDWHNFGADYDRTLMAWHERFIAAWPTLQGNYSERFYRMFVYYLQACAGAFRARNIQLWQVLFSPRGVEGGLRVAR from the coding sequence ATGAGTTCCTCGTGTGTTGAAGACCTGAGCTTTCAGGATAACGCTTGGTATCGCATCGTCCATGAATTACTCGCTGAAGCCGACATTGAAATCAATGGATCCCGTCCATTCGATATTCGCGTCAACAACCCGGATTTTTTTAAGCGCGTACTACAGGACGGTTCACTGGGTTTAGGTGAAAGTTACATGGATGGCTGGTGGGATTGCGAACGGCTGGATATGTTTTTTCAGCGTGCGTTGCGCAGCGGACTGGAAAATAAGCTCCCCCATCATTTAAAAGATACCCTACGCGTCGCCGCGGCGCGCCTGACTAATCTCCAATCGCGCAAAAGGGCCTGGATCGTCGGTAAAGAACATTACGATTTAGGCAATGACCTCTTTTCGCTGATGCTCGATCCGTATATGCAATATTCCTGCGGTTATTGGCCTCATGCCGCCAGCCTTGAGCAGGCCCAGCAAAATAAACTGGAGATGATTTGCCAGAAACTGCAATTGCAGCCGGGGATGTCGCTATTGGATGTCGGTTGCGGCTGGGGCGGTCTGGCGAATTATGCGGCACAACATTATGGCGTTAAAGTCCACGGCGTCACTATCTCGGCCGAGCAGCAAAAGCTGGCGCAAACGCGCTGCGCAGGGCAAGATGTCACGATTTTGTTGCAGGATTATCGCGATTTAAATTTGCAATTCGATCGCATTGTCTCGGTAGGGATGTTCGAGCACGTGGGGCCGAAAAACTACCCAACCTATTTCGATGTGGTGGCCCGTAATCTGAAACCCGACGGTCTGTTTTTGCTGCACACCATCGGCGCGAACCGGACCGATATGAATGTGGATCCGTGGATTAACAGATATATCTTCCCGAACGGCTGCCTGCCGTCCGTACGGCATATTGCCGATGCCAGCGAGCCCCATTTCGTCATGGAAGACTGGCATAATTTCGGCGCGGATTATGATCGCACGCTCATGGCCTGGCATGAACGCTTCATCGCCGCCTGGCCGACGTTGCAGGGCAATTATTCCGAACGTTTTTACCGCATGTTTGTTTACTACTTACAGGCCTGCGCCGGCGCGTTCCGCGCCCGCAATATCCAGCTATGGCAGGTTCTGTTCAGCCCTCGGGGCGTCGAAGGCGGTCTGCGCGTCGCGCGGTAA
- a CDS encoding riboflavin synthase: MFTGIVQATAPITAIEEKDHFRTHHVRLPAALLPGLTIGASVAHNGCCLTVTGIAGDVVSFDLMKETLRLTNLGTLKVGDEINLERAATLQAEIGGHLMSGHIICTAELTKIVTSENNRQIWFSLPDRALMKYILHKGYIGVDGISLTVGEVAGNRFCVHLIPETLLRTTLGKKRLGDSVNIEIDPQTQAIVDTVERVLAARERA; the protein is encoded by the coding sequence ATGTTTACGGGGATTGTTCAGGCCACCGCGCCCATTACCGCGATTGAGGAAAAAGACCATTTTCGTACCCATCACGTCCGCCTGCCGGCGGCGCTGTTGCCGGGTTTGACCATCGGCGCGTCGGTGGCCCATAACGGCTGTTGCCTGACGGTGACCGGCATCGCGGGCGACGTGGTCAGCTTCGATCTGATGAAAGAAACGCTCCGGCTGACCAACTTAGGCACGCTTAAGGTCGGCGATGAGATCAACCTGGAACGGGCTGCGACCCTGCAGGCGGAGATTGGCGGTCATCTGATGTCAGGGCATATTATCTGCACCGCCGAGTTGACCAAAATCGTGACCTCGGAGAACAATCGGCAAATTTGGTTTTCCTTGCCGGACAGGGCGCTGATGAAATACATCCTGCATAAGGGTTATATCGGCGTTGACGGTATTAGCCTGACGGTAGGCGAAGTCGCGGGCAACCGTTTTTGCGTACATTTAATTCCTGAAACGTTGCTGCGCACCACGCTCGGTAAGAAACGACTCGGCGATAGCGTCAATATCGAAATTGACCCGCAGACGCAGGCGATTGTCGACACCGTAGAGCGGGTTTTGGCGGCGCGCGAGCGCGCCTGA
- a CDS encoding MATE family efflux transporter, with amino-acid sequence MQNYVKEARILLALAIPVIFAQVSQTAMGVVDTIMSGSVSATDMAAVAVGTSIWLPVILFGHGLLLALTPVIAQLNGSGRRDRIAHQIRQGFWLALGVALVIMVLLYNSHLVIEHMHSVEPALAEKAVAFLRCLLWGAPGYLFFQVLRCQCEGLSRTKPGMVIGFIGLMSNIPINYVFIHGKLGMPALGGVGCGVATASVYWIMFLLLRAYMRRTSSFRDLRLTGGLQKPDPIALKRLFTLGLPVALSLFFEVTLFALVALLVAPLGIIAVAGHQIALNFSSLMFVLPLSIGVAATIRIGFRLGEGDVEQARVSARASLMIGVTLACCTALFTSLLRERIALLYNDTPAVVAMASHLMLLAALYQISDSIQVIGNGVLRGYKDTRSIFFITFTAYWLLGLPCGYVLALTDWLRPAMGPSGFWIGFIVGLTSAAVLMMCRMRWLQRQTPARILRRAAR; translated from the coding sequence GTGCAAAATTATGTTAAGGAAGCGCGTATCTTACTGGCTTTGGCCATCCCGGTAATTTTCGCCCAAGTATCGCAAACGGCGATGGGGGTCGTGGATACCATTATGTCCGGCTCGGTAAGCGCCACCGATATGGCCGCGGTAGCGGTGGGCACCTCCATTTGGCTGCCGGTCATTTTGTTCGGTCACGGCCTGCTGCTGGCGCTAACGCCGGTTATCGCGCAGCTCAACGGCTCCGGACGGCGAGACCGGATTGCCCATCAGATACGTCAGGGCTTCTGGCTGGCGCTGGGCGTGGCGCTGGTCATCATGGTGCTGCTGTATAATAGCCATCTTGTCATCGAGCATATGCACAGCGTCGAGCCGGCGCTGGCGGAGAAGGCCGTCGCCTTCTTGCGCTGTCTGCTGTGGGGCGCGCCGGGCTATCTGTTCTTTCAGGTACTGCGCTGCCAGTGCGAAGGTCTCTCCCGCACCAAACCGGGCATGGTGATAGGCTTCATCGGTTTGATGAGCAATATTCCCATCAACTATGTTTTCATTCACGGCAAACTCGGCATGCCGGCGCTGGGCGGCGTCGGCTGCGGCGTCGCGACCGCGTCGGTTTACTGGATAATGTTTTTGCTCTTGCGCGCCTATATGCGCCGGACCAGCTCATTTCGCGATTTGCGCTTAACCGGCGGGCTGCAAAAACCCGATCCAATAGCGCTAAAGCGACTGTTCACGTTGGGATTGCCGGTGGCGCTCTCGCTGTTTTTCGAGGTCACCTTGTTTGCGCTGGTGGCGCTACTGGTCGCGCCGCTGGGCATCATCGCGGTGGCCGGCCATCAGATCGCCTTGAATTTCAGCTCGCTCATGTTTGTGCTGCCGCTATCGATCGGCGTGGCGGCCACCATCCGCATCGGCTTTCGCCTGGGGGAAGGCGATGTTGAGCAGGCGCGAGTCAGCGCCAGGGCCAGCCTGATGATAGGCGTCACGCTGGCCTGCTGCACCGCCCTGTTTACCAGTCTGCTGCGTGAGCGGATTGCGCTCTTGTATAACGATACGCCGGCGGTCGTGGCCATGGCCTCGCATTTAATGCTGCTAGCGGCCCTCTATCAGATTTCTGATTCCATCCAGGTTATCGGCAACGGCGTGCTGCGCGGCTATAAGGATACCCGGTCGATCTTCTTTATCACCTTTACCGCCTATTGGCTGCTCGGCCTGCCGTGCGGGTACGTGCTGGCGCTGACGGATTGGCTGCGACCCGCCATGGGTCCCAGCGGTTTCTGGATTGGGTTTATTGTCGGTCTGACCTCAGCCGCCGTTTTGATGATGTGCCGGATGCGCTGGCTACAGCGCCAAACCCCCGCGCGCATTTTGCGTCGGGCGGCGCGCTAA
- the pykF gene encoding pyruvate kinase PykF — translation MKKTKIVCTIGPKTESEEVLSSLLDAGMNVMRLNFSHGDYEEHGQRIKNLRAVLKRTGQQAAILLDTKGPEIRTMKLENGADVSLRAGQTFTFTTDQSVVGNSERVAVTYPGFTQDLAVGNTVLVDDGLLGMTVTSVAQDEVVCKVLNNGDLGENKGVNLPGVSIALPALAEKDKRDLIFGCEQGVDFIAASFIRKRSDVLEIREHLQQHGGEHIQIISKIENQEGLNNFDEILEASDGIMVARGDLGVEIPVEEVIFAQKMMIEKCNRARKVVITATQMLDSMIKNPRPTRAEAGDVANAILDGTDAVMLSGESAKGKYPLEAVTIMATICQRTDRMLPSRIDGQHDSRKLRITEAVCRGAVETAEKLESPLIVVATEGGKSAKSVRKYFPKAEILALTTNPLTARQLLLSKGVACQLVEEIASTDDFYRIGKAMALETGLAAKGDIIVMVSGALVPSGTTNTASVHML, via the coding sequence ATGAAAAAGACTAAAATTGTTTGTACCATCGGCCCGAAAACCGAATCCGAAGAGGTACTGTCCAGCCTGCTCGACGCAGGGATGAACGTGATGCGTCTTAACTTCTCCCACGGCGACTATGAAGAGCACGGCCAGCGCATCAAAAATCTGCGCGCGGTTCTGAAGAGAACCGGTCAACAGGCCGCCATCCTGCTGGATACCAAAGGCCCCGAAATCCGCACCATGAAGCTTGAAAACGGTGCCGACGTTTCACTGCGCGCGGGCCAAACCTTTACCTTTACTACCGATCAGAGCGTGGTTGGCAACAGCGAGCGCGTGGCGGTCACCTACCCCGGCTTCACCCAGGATCTGGCCGTAGGCAATACCGTGCTGGTGGATGACGGCCTGTTGGGCATGACCGTCACCAGCGTCGCCCAGGATGAGGTGGTGTGCAAGGTGCTGAACAATGGCGATCTCGGCGAAAATAAAGGGGTCAATCTGCCTGGCGTGTCCATTGCCCTACCGGCGCTGGCGGAAAAAGACAAACGCGATCTGATTTTCGGCTGCGAGCAAGGGGTGGATTTTATCGCCGCCTCGTTTATCCGCAAGCGCTCCGACGTACTGGAAATTCGTGAACATTTGCAGCAGCACGGCGGCGAACATATCCAGATCATCTCTAAAATCGAAAACCAGGAAGGCCTGAACAATTTCGACGAAATTCTGGAAGCGTCCGACGGCATCATGGTGGCGAGAGGCGATCTCGGCGTCGAAATTCCGGTGGAAGAAGTCATCTTCGCCCAGAAAATGATGATCGAGAAGTGTAACCGGGCGCGCAAGGTCGTCATTACCGCCACCCAGATGCTCGACTCGATGATCAAAAATCCTCGCCCAACGCGCGCGGAAGCCGGCGATGTGGCCAACGCCATTCTTGACGGCACCGATGCGGTGATGCTGTCCGGCGAGAGCGCCAAAGGAAAATATCCGCTGGAAGCGGTTACTATTATGGCCACCATTTGCCAGCGCACCGATCGTATGCTACCGAGCCGTATTGACGGTCAGCACGACAGCCGCAAGTTGCGCATTACCGAAGCCGTTTGCCGCGGCGCGGTGGAAACCGCGGAAAAACTGGAATCGCCTTTGATCGTGGTCGCGACAGAAGGCGGGAAATCCGCCAAGTCGGTACGCAAATATTTCCCGAAAGCGGAAATCCTGGCGTTGACCACCAATCCGCTGACCGCCCGCCAGTTGCTGCTGAGCAAAGGGGTTGCCTGCCAGTTAGTGGAAGAGATCGCGTCGACCGATGATTTTTACCGCATCGGTAAAGCCATGGCGTTAGAAACCGGCTTGGCGGCTAAAGGCGATATTATCGTCATGGTGTCCGGCGCGCTGGTGCCGAGCGGCACGACCAACACCGCCTCGGTGCATATGCTGTAA
- a CDS encoding major outer membrane lipoprotein translates to MNRTKLVLGAVILGSTLLAGCSSNAKIDQLSSDVQTLNAKVDQISNDVNALRSDVQAAKDDAARANQRLDNQATSYRK, encoded by the coding sequence ATGAATCGTACTAAACTGGTACTGGGCGCGGTAATTCTGGGTTCCACTCTGCTGGCTGGCTGCTCGAGCAACGCTAAAATCGATCAGCTGTCCTCCGACGTTCAGACTCTGAACGCCAAAGTTGACCAGATCAGCAACGACGTGAACGCTCTGCGCTCCGACGTACAGGCTGCTAAAGACGACGCTGCCCGTGCTAACCAACGTCTGGACAACCAAGCCACCTCTTACCGTAAGTAA
- a CDS encoding L,D-transpeptidase family protein produces MLNLTNRLAWTLVAVLASAINAADATVYPLPPNNSRLIGENTTHTVMQDGGSLEAIADKYKIGLLAMLEANPGTDPWLPRPGTVLTIPSQMLLPDTPRKGIVINLAELRLYYYPKGENTVIVYPIGIGQLGRNTPVMVTSISQKIPNPTWTPTANIRKIYLKEQGITLPAVVPAGPKNPMGLYALRLAAGSGTYLIHGTNANFGIGMRVSSGCIRLRPDDIEALFNSVPVGTRVQVINEPVKVAVEPDGKRYVEVHQPLSRSEKDDPQTSPIRFNARTAKFVAQPATDRVMVKQAVARRSGMPVLINNGEPVTPASSAAEAQAAQGSASDPAPGA; encoded by the coding sequence ATGCTAAATCTCACTAACAGGCTGGCGTGGACGCTGGTCGCCGTGCTGGCCAGCGCGATTAACGCGGCCGACGCCACCGTTTATCCGCTGCCGCCGAACAATAGCCGCCTCATCGGCGAAAATACCACCCACACCGTGATGCAGGATGGCGGTTCGCTGGAGGCGATTGCCGACAAATATAAGATCGGCCTGCTGGCGATGCTGGAGGCCAATCCGGGCACCGACCCCTGGCTGCCGCGGCCGGGAACGGTGTTGACCATTCCCAGCCAAATGCTGTTGCCCGACACGCCGCGCAAGGGCATCGTTATCAACCTCGCCGAATTACGGCTATATTACTACCCGAAAGGGGAAAACACGGTGATTGTTTACCCCATCGGTATCGGTCAACTGGGGCGCAACACGCCGGTTATGGTGACGTCAATCAGCCAAAAAATTCCCAATCCGACCTGGACGCCAACCGCCAACATCCGCAAAATTTATCTCAAAGAGCAGGGTATTACGCTGCCCGCGGTGGTGCCGGCGGGGCCGAAAAACCCGATGGGGCTGTATGCGCTACGGTTGGCGGCCGGTAGCGGCACCTATCTTATTCACGGCACTAACGCCAATTTCGGCATCGGTATGCGGGTCAGCTCTGGCTGTATCCGCTTACGCCCCGACGATATCGAAGCGTTGTTCAATAGCGTGCCGGTGGGCACTCGCGTACAGGTGATTAATGAACCGGTGAAAGTGGCGGTAGAGCCTGACGGCAAGCGGTATGTGGAAGTGCATCAGCCGCTCTCCCGCTCGGAGAAAGACGATCCGCAGACCTCACCGATTCGCTTTAATGCGCGGACGGCAAAATTTGTCGCGCAGCCCGCCACGGATCGCGTCATGGTGAAACAGGCGGTGGCGCGCCGTTCGGGAATGCCGGTATTGATCAATAACGGCGAACCGGTCACGCCTGCGTCTTCCGCAGCCGAGGCGCAAGCGGCGCAAGGCTCGGCCAGCGACCCAGCCCCGGGAGCATAA
- the sufE gene encoding cysteine desulfuration protein SufE, translating into MANLPDKDKLLRNFSRCGNWEEKYLYIIELGGHLPPLPAGMRTADHLIAGCQSQVWIVMAADDNGRVQLYGDSDAAIVKGLIAMVFILYQGMTPAEIVTYDVRPFFDSLALTQHLTPSRSQGLEAMVRGIRAQAAAQP; encoded by the coding sequence ATGGCGAATCTGCCTGATAAAGATAAATTGCTGCGCAATTTTTCCCGCTGCGGCAATTGGGAAGAGAAGTACCTGTATATTATCGAGCTGGGCGGCCATTTACCGCCCCTGCCGGCGGGCATGCGCACCGCGGATCATCTTATCGCCGGCTGCCAAAGCCAGGTGTGGATCGTTATGGCGGCTGATGATAATGGCCGCGTCCAGCTGTATGGCGACAGCGATGCCGCGATTGTTAAAGGCCTCATCGCGATGGTGTTTATTCTCTATCAGGGCATGACGCCGGCGGAAATCGTTACCTACGACGTGCGGCCTTTTTTCGACAGCCTGGCGCTCACTCAGCACCTGACGCCGTCCCGGTCGCAGGGGCTGGAGGCCATGGTGCGGGGTATTCGCGCCCAAGCCGCCGCGCAGCCCTAA
- the sufS gene encoding cysteine desulfurase SufS, with the protein MTYPIARIRSDFPILARQVNDRPLTYLDSAASAQKPNAVIDCESDYYRQGYAAVHRGIHTLSSEATTRMENVRQQVARFINAALADEIVFVKGTTEGINLVANSWGRHNLRPGDNIVITEMEHHANIVPWQMLAEEKQLSLRYLPLLPDGTLDIARLPALIDERTRLFAVTQVSNVLGTRNPLPELIAQVRAASDALVLVDGAQGIMHQKVDVQALDCDFYVFSGHKLYGPSGIGILYAKKALLDAMPPWEGGGSMIRTVSLTEGTTFNDAPWRFEAGSPHTAGMMGLGAAIDYVEQVGLDAIQAYEHELMRYTLEALQQVPDLTLYGPDDRTGVIAFNLGQHHAYDVGSFLDQYGIAIRTGHHCAMPLMAYFRVASMCRASLAMYTDRDDIDRLVAGLVRVQRLLG; encoded by the coding sequence ATGACCTATCCCATTGCGCGAATCCGGTCTGATTTTCCTATTCTGGCGCGGCAGGTTAACGACCGGCCGCTGACCTATCTCGACAGCGCGGCGAGTGCGCAAAAGCCTAACGCCGTCATCGATTGTGAAAGCGACTACTATCGCCAGGGATACGCCGCGGTACACCGCGGTATTCATACACTAAGCAGTGAAGCCACGACCCGCATGGAGAACGTGCGGCAACAGGTGGCGCGCTTTATTAACGCCGCGCTGGCGGACGAAATTGTTTTCGTCAAAGGCACCACCGAGGGCATCAATCTGGTGGCCAACAGCTGGGGGCGACACAATCTGCGGCCCGGCGACAATATTGTCATCACCGAGATGGAGCATCACGCCAATATTGTTCCCTGGCAAATGCTCGCCGAGGAAAAGCAGCTGTCGCTGCGCTACCTGCCGCTGCTGCCCGACGGTACCCTCGACATTGCCCGACTGCCGGCATTGATTGACGAACGTACCCGCCTGTTCGCCGTCACCCAGGTATCCAATGTGCTCGGCACCCGCAATCCGCTGCCGGAACTTATCGCCCAGGTGCGCGCGGCGAGCGACGCGCTGGTGTTGGTCGACGGCGCGCAGGGCATCATGCATCAGAAGGTGGACGTGCAGGCGCTGGACTGCGATTTTTATGTGTTCTCTGGGCACAAGCTCTACGGCCCCTCGGGCATTGGTATTCTTTACGCTAAAAAAGCGCTGCTGGACGCCATGCCGCCCTGGGAAGGCGGTGGCTCCATGATCCGCACCGTCAGCTTGACCGAGGGCACTACCTTTAATGATGCGCCCTGGCGTTTCGAGGCGGGTTCGCCCCATACCGCCGGGATGATGGGGCTGGGTGCCGCCATCGACTACGTTGAGCAGGTGGGGCTTGACGCTATTCAGGCCTACGAGCATGAGCTGATGCGCTATACCCTCGAAGCGCTACAGCAGGTGCCGGACCTGACGCTGTACGGGCCCGACGATCGCACCGGCGTCATCGCTTTTAATTTGGGGCAGCATCATGCTTATGATGTTGGCAGTTTTCTTGACCAGTACGGCATCGCCATCCGCACCGGCCACCATTGCGCCATGCCGCTGATGGCGTATTTCCGGGTGGCCAGTATGTGCCGTGCGTCCCTTGCGATGTACACTGACCGCGACGATATTGACCGGCTGGTGGCCGGTCTCGTGCGGGTGCAGCGTTTGCTGGGCTGA